Within the Arthrobacter caoxuetaonis genome, the region CACGGGTGCGCATGCGAAGGCGGAAGCCGTGCTTCTTGGCACGACGGCGGTTATTCGGCTGAAAAGTCCGCTTGCTCACGGTGGTTACTCCAAGACAATATGCGCTGCGCCTGCTGCATCAAGGGGGAAGCACAAGCGGCGCTAAGTTTTCATGTGACTGACTACGCTCAACCCGGACCTGGACCCTGATTCCCAGAACCCTGATGGGC harbors:
- the rpmH gene encoding 50S ribosomal protein L34, with the protein product MSKRTFQPNNRRRAKKHGFRLRMRTRAGRAILSARRGKGRTELSA